A DNA window from Aythya fuligula isolate bAytFul2 chromosome 4, bAytFul2.pri, whole genome shotgun sequence contains the following coding sequences:
- the MAD2L1 gene encoding mitotic spindle assembly checkpoint protein MAD2A, whose protein sequence is MARQAVREQQGITLRGSAEIVAEFFSYGINSILYQRGIYPPETFTRVQKYGLTLLVTTDPELKNYLNNVVEQMKEWLCKCLVQRLVVVISSIESNEVLERWQFDIECDKTAKDETVPREKSQKAIQDEIRSVIRQITATVTFLPLLETACAFDLLIYTDKDMAVPEKWEESGPQFIANSEEVRLRSFTTTIHKVNSMVAYKKDSFP, encoded by the exons ATGGCCAGGCAGGCGGTGCGGGAGCAGCAGGGCATCACCCTGCGGGGCAGCGCCGAGATCGTCGCCGAGTTCTTCT CCTATGGGATCAACAGCATCCTGTACCAGCGGGGCATCTACCCGCCCGAGACCTTCACCCGCGTCCAGAAGTACGGGCTCACCCTGCTGGTCACCACCGACCCCGAGCTGAAGAACTACCTCAACAACGTGGTGGAGCAGATGAAag AGTGGCTCTGCAAGTGCCTGGTGCAGCGCCTGGTGGTGGTCATCTCCAGCATCGAAAGCAACGAGGTTCTGGAGCGGTGGCAGTTCGACATAGAGTGCGACAAAACTGCCAAGGACGAGAC tGTACCCCGAGAAAAATCTCAGAAAGCTATTCAGGATGAAATTCGGTCTGTTATCAGACAGATAACTGCCACAGTAacttttctgcctctgttggAAACTGCCT GTGCCTTTGACTTGTTGATTTACACTGATAAAGATATGGCTGTGCCAGAAAAGTGGGAAGAGTCAGGACCACAATTCATTGCCAATTCAGAAGAGGTTCGCCTTCGTTCCTTCACTACCACGATCCACAAAGTAAATAGTATGGTAGCTTACAAAAAGGATTCCTTTCCCTGA
- the RPL7L1 gene encoding 60S ribosomal protein L7-like 1, with product MADTETKRRIPLVPENLLKKRKAYQAIKATQAKQALLDKRKYQKGKQIQFKRLEIFLRDSWRKHRDEVRLRRMEQKPGQVALPKEHKLAFVVRIAEIRGVSVKVRRVIELLRLRKIFSGTFVKLSPLTLKMLRIVEPYVAWGYPNLKSVRELILKRGQAIVNKKKVPLTDNMLIEEHLGNFGIICLEDLIHEIYSAGRYFRNVTQFLWPFHLSVARHAARNKVGFLKEIGKPGCRGEGINQLIRQLN from the exons ATGGCGGACACGGA GACGAAGCGGCGGATCCCGCTGGTGCCGGAGAACCtgctgaagaagaggaaggcGTACCAGGCCATCAAGGCTACCCAGGCCAAGCAGGCGCTCCTCGACAAGCGGAAG TACCAGAAGGGGAAACAAATCCAGTTTAAGCGCCTTGAGATTTTTCTTCGAGATTCATGGCGCAAACACCGAGACGAGGTCCGGCTGAGGCGCATGGAGCAGAAACCTGGACAGGTGGCTCTGCCTAAGGAGCACAAACTAGCCTTTGTTGTGCGGATTGCAGA gATTAGGGGAGTGAGTGTGAAGGTAAGGAGAGTGATCGAGTTGCTGCGGCTGAGAAAAATTTTCAGTGGAACATTTGTTAAACTGTCTCCATTAACGCTGAAGATGCTGCGGATTGTGGAACCTTACGTGGCATGGGG ATACCCTAACCTGAAATCTGTACGAGAGCTTATCCTGAAACGGGGCCAAGCAATTGTTAACAAGAAGAAGGTACCTCTGACAGACAATATGCTGATAGAGGAACATTTAG GGAACTTTGGTATTATTTGCCTGGAAGACCTTATTCATGAAATCTATTCAGCTGGGaggtatttcagaaatgtcacaCAGTTTCTGTGGCCTTTCCATCTGTCAGTGGCCCGCCATGCTGCACGAAATAAAGTGGGTTTCCTGAAGGAAATCGGTAAGCCTGGCTGCAGAGGTGAAGGAATCAACCAGCTTATACGTCAGCTGAACTAG